The sequence below is a genomic window from Pleurocapsa sp. PCC 7327.
ACGACGAAACTGGGATGTATTTTCGCTATCTTCTGCGTTGGCTTGATAATATTAGCAGGAGCTACAGCCAGCCAAAGTTTGCTCAAATCCGGATTACTATTTTTTGGATTAGCGTCTGGAGTCCTGACAGTAGGAGCCACCAGTTTAATGTTAGATCTGACGGCGGCGGAAACGGCAGGTACTTTTATCGGGGCTTGGGGATTGGCCCAGTCAATGTCGAGAGCATTGGCTACAGTGATAGGAGGAGCCGTCCTCAATGCGGGTAAGGGAACGTTTAACGTCCCCGTCTTGGCATACGGAACCGTGTTTGCTCTGCAAGCGTTAGGATTTATCCTCGCAATCGCGCTCTTGGGACGGGTTAATATCAAAGAATTCCAAGACAATGCCAAAGTTGCGATCGCGACTATCGTACAGGAAGATTTGGATGGTTAAAAGCTCGGCGATCGCTATTTTTTTGAGATCGATCGCTAAGGTAATCGCAATATTCCGAACTCACGTTAATGAAACCCTCTGCGATCGTCATTTGCGGTGCTACTGCTACGGGCAAATCTGGCTTAGCCTTAAAATTGGCTCAAAGACTCAATTCAGTTATTATTAGTGCCGATTCTCGTCAAGTCTACCGAGAATTTGACATCGGAACGGCTAAGCCAACCCCGATAGAACAAAAGTTAGTGCCGCACTATCTGATCGATATCTGCGATCCGACTGAAACCCTAACTCTGGCTCAGTATCAAGAAAAAGCGCAAGCGTTAATAGAAAATTCCGATTTCAATGTTCCCCCTCTCCTAGCGGGAGGAACGGGATTATATATTAAATCGATTGTCAAAGGGTTAAAAATTCCCAGGATATCGCCGCAGCCAGAATTGCGATCGCAACTGCAATCTCTCGGACAAATCCAACTTTACGCTTTTTTGTGCCAAGTCGATGCGATCGCCGCTCAAAAAATTCATCCGAACGATGAAGTCAGAACCCTGAGAGCGTTAGAGGTTTATTATGTTACTGGAAAGCCCATTTCCGAGCAACAGGGAGAAAATCCACCCGACTATCCGCTCCTGCAAATTGGTTTGGATTGCGAGGCAGAAGTCCTAAGAAAACGCATCGAACTACGCACGGAAAAAATGATAGAGGCTGGATTGGTTGAAGAAGTAGAAAGATTGGGTAAAAAATATGGTTGGCATCTACCTCTTTTGAATACCTTGGGCTATCAAGAGATAAAACAATATCTTGCTGCTGATTTCTCTTTATCTGAGGCAAAAAAATTAATAGTCGTGCATACTCGCCAATTTGCCAAACGGCAGCGTACTTGGTTTCGAGCCTACCCCGAAATTGAGTGGTTTGATGCAGATTCTGCCGATTTATTAGATCGAGTTTGGCAGCGCGTACAAGATTTTATTAACAGTTTGCGTAGCAATTGATAGTCGGTATGCTTCACACTGTCTACTCGATCGCAGTGCTACCCGTTCCCTGAAACATCAACCAAGACAAGAAAAAGTTGGCAATAAAAATCGACAGCAAAGCCGTTACCACTGCTGTCGTCGTCGATTGCCCGACTCCTTTTGCGCCGCCTGTCGTCGTCAATCCCCAACTGCAACCGATAATGGCAATTAGCGCGCCGAAGACAACCGATTTAATTACCGCACTGAATAAATCCCAAACCTGAAGAAAGTTTTGAGCAGACCTGAGAAAAACCGTCGGAGAAATATCGTATAAAGCATCTGCCATAAACATTCCTCCCGTCATCCCAGTAATTAGAGATAGGATCGTCAAAACTGGCATCATCAGAGAGCAAGCCAGAACGCGAGGCGAGACCAAATAATCGATCGGGTCGGTCTTAAGCATGTAGAGCGCGTCAATTTGCTCCGTCACTCGCATCGTTCCAATTTCAGCCGCAAAAGCCGATCCCACTCGTCCGGCTATGACAACGGCAGTGAGAACTGGGGCTAATTCTCGCGTCAAGGCGATCGCTAACACCCCTCCTACCGTCGTTCCCGCCCCATAGTAAATAAATTCTCGCGCCACCTGGATAGTAAATACCATTCCGACAAAAGCAGCAGTTAACAGCGCGATCGTCAAAGACTCCGGTCCGACGATACTCATTTGATCGAAGGTGTTTCGTCGGTGGATTTTGGCTCGCAGCAGGTGCAGAAATACTTGCCCTGCCAGAAAGCAAGCTGCTATCAATCGCTGGAACCACGTTTGCAGACCGCCTCTAGAGGTTGTTGAATTAGCCATCTCAATTTTAAAATTAGCAATTCGTCGCTATTTACACGGTAGTGCAGGGTCATACAATACTTCTATCGATTGAAACTAACAATGGCAAGATTTTCTATTCTAGCTCTCGCCTTTCTCGACGCGGAAACGTTCCACCGAGGTTAGGAGTTCTCTAGAGATGCTAACGAGGGTTTGCAAGGAACCAGCCACTCGCTGAGACTCTTGAGAGGTTTCCTGGGCGGTCAATTCTACCGCCTGCATAACCTGAGCTACCGAGCGAGAGTTTTCTCGCTGCTTGACCGTATCGGCAGTAATCGATCGCACTAGCGTATCGATACGGTTGGATACCTCAATGATATCTTCGAGCGATCGCTTTGCCTGCTCTGACTTATCGGTTACGTCGATCACCTGCTGGATGCCTTCTTCCATAGCGGTCATAACCGAGCCAGTTTCGCTCTGGATTTGTAGAACGATTTGCTCGATTTCCTTCAACGATTTTGCCGAGCGATCGGCTAGCTGGCGCACTTCGTCGGCAACGATCGCGAAACCCCGGCCCGCTTCTCCCGCTCTTGCCGCCTGAATCGAAGCGTTGAGCGCTAATAGGTTGGTACGAGAAGCAATCTGAGAAATCAAAGCGACGATCTTAGAAATTTCCTGAGACGCTTCGGCGAGGCGCTTCACCTTGCGCGCTGTCTCCGATACCGTTTCGCGGATTTGCAGAATGCCTGCGACCGTTCGCTCTACCGCTTCGCCGCCCTTGAGAGCAGTGACCGATGACGACCGAGCCACTTCTTCCGCTTCGCGAGCATTTTCGGCAACGCGCTGAATCGATTCGGTCATCATCTGTACCGAATTGAGCGTCACTGCCAATTCCTCCGCCATTCGCAGCGCGTCGCTAGACTGGTTGCGGGCAAACAGTTCGCTATCGGTAGATCCCTTGTTTACTTGCTTGGCGGCATTTTTTACCTGGAGGACGATTTCTCGCAGATTTTGAATGGTCAGGTTGAAAGCATCGGCAACCGCCCCCAACACGTCGGCAGTCACTTCCGCTTCTACCGTCAGATCGCCTCGCGCCGCTCCTTCTACATCGTCGAGTAAGCGAATTACTTGGCGCTGCAAGTCTTCCTTTGCTTGTTCCATCTCAGTCGCTCGCCGTTGCGCTTCGCTGGTCGTTGTAGCGATGACCCGCGCCATCTGAGTGAATTTTGCCGCTAGTTGCCCCAGTTCGTCTTCTGAGTATACCGTTGCCTTAACGTTAAAATTGCCTGCTGTCATTGCATCGAACTGGGCTTGCAGGTCGTCGCTAGAGCGCTTGGCTTGACTGGCAGCCACCTGTCCTAAGAATGCCGTCGCGCCTAAGCTAGCCGCCCCTGTCACCAATGTCATTAACAACCCCGTCCCGCCAATAGGGGAAAGGTTTTTTTTAGCCTCTCCAGACGCTGTAGAGGAGACGATGCCAAGCGTCAGGAGGACGGCTAAGGCTGAAGTCAGTCCTGCTGCTCCAGCGACAATCCACTGTTTTTGCCTGAAGGAAGCATTGAGAAATCTTGCGAGTTTCCCTTGTCTGACCTCAACAGTCGGTTTGATAAATTGTTCGGAAACCCCGCTCAAACCGAGAGCGGCACTGCTCTCTCCCTCGCCCCAAGTTGCCAGACCCGTTCCGCTACCGGAAGCCATCGATTGGGAGATTCCCGAATTGAGATTGCCGCTCAACTCCGGGCTAGCAGAGGTAAACAACTCGGAATCGGAAAAGTCTGCTGCAACGTCTGTCAGGTCGAATCTGGTGATGTCCTCTAATCCGTCATCGGGCAGGGCATCTAAATTATCTAGGAAACTTTCGCTCGATTCAGTGCTGGTAACTGCGTAGGCAGATCGATCTTGAGACTCTTCGAGCGGGAAATTTTCGCTGGGGTTGTCGATCGCCCCCTCCTCCTTAAATTCGTCTTTTGCTTGCTCGTTCGAGTCCTGCAAAGGGTTGTTTTGAGAATCGGTGCCGACGACAAAAGTCGGTTCTCCGACGGCTTGAGATGGAGAAAAACTGTAATCCGTTCGATCTTCTCGAGCAAAGGAAAATTCGGGGGGGTTTTCCTCTAATTGTTGCCAGTTGAGGGCGGTATCCGGATCGTCTGATTGCGCAAAAGGGGTATCGGAAGAAGCCTCGGATGGCTCGCTGGGAGATTCAAAATTGGCATCGAGGTCGTTTTCAAAAGAATTGTCGAAGGATTGCACTTGTCCGACTGTCGGCTCTCCCGCGTCGTCTTCATCAAAGACAGAACTGTCCCAATCTATCTCGCCACCTGAGATATTGTTTTCCCAGGTAATGCCATCAGACTCCTCTTGCCAGCGGGGAAAGCTGTTATTCTCCTCTGAAGATAGGTCGGTTGCGCTCAGCTCTGATTCGTTGAGGGTAAATCCTGTCGCTTCTTCGTCGACAAAATTGTCTGCCTCGGCTGAGTGCATCTGTTGAGCTTGTTCTAGACCTTTTTGAGCGTATTCAACCCATTCTGGCTCCTCGGTCAGTTCTAAAACTGTTCGATATTGCTCGCTTGCTAAAGCGTATTGGTGCAAGCCTAGATAGATATGACCTCGCAACAACAATACGTTGGGATCGTCTGGATACTCTGTTGCCAAGCGCTCTACAATTGCGGCTGCTTGTGGATAATCAGCTTCTAGATAAGCTGTTTGAGCTTGTTCGTACAATTGTGTATAATCAGTCTCTGGTGCCATTTGCCTCTCTCCACGGTTTTTATCAGTTATCAGTTATCAGTTATCAGTTACCAGTTAATAGCTATAGCTACGAATTATAGATATCTTTCTTTTTTTATCTCCTCCCTCCTCCCTATCCTCTCCTGCTCCCCCAGCTCCTTACTCGCTGGTTACTGGTCCCTGGTCACTGGTTACTGATTTATGCTGCCCACCGTGCCGAACGTAAAATTGCTACGTGATTTAGAACTCGTAAAATTTGAGTTGGTGAGGAATCGTCTTTTAAAACCCACTCCCCTTTGACGAAGGGCACGATGCGATCGGGGACGTTGGTTGGCATTTGCAACTGTTCCGCATCCAGCCAGTCCATCTCTCCCAGCCGCTCGATCGCTAAGCCTAAAATCATTTCTTGATCTTCGATCGCAATTACCGGAATTTCTGCTCTATCGGTGTTTAACACCGCCGGATCTCCTAAAAATTGTCCTAAGTCTGCTACCCAAATGACTTGACCCCGTAAATTGATTGTTCCCAATAGCAGGGGAGAGGAGTTGGGAATTGGCGTAATGCGCTCGGTCGGTTGTTGCATGACTTCCATAATTCCCGTTGCTGGAAGGGCAAATTCATCGCTAGAAGGTAGGTAAAATCGCAGGTAAAGCTCTCCTTCAGGCGTTTTTAACTCCTGGAGTTCGGGTGCTAAATTGCGCTCGTTTCCGGTGAAAAATTCCGGATTTCCAATCATTGGTACTATTATCCTCTCATTAGCTGTTTAATAGTTCCAAGTAGTTCTACTGGTTGAAAAGGCTTGACTATGTAAGCATCTGCTCCTTGTTTCATTCCCCAATAGCGATCGAATTCTTCGGCTTTGGTAGAGCAGAGAATTACTGGCACATCTTTAGTTTTTGGATCGGATTTGAGCCGCCGACAAACTTCGTAGCCATTCATCCGAGGCATGACGATATCCAAGATGACTAGGTTGGGATGGTATTTTTGAACGTGTTCTAATGCTTCAACCCCATCTTGAACGATAGTCACTTTTAAACCGCTATTTTTGAGTAAATCTAAAATTATCTGCTGTTGTGTAGGACTATCTTCTACAACCAGAACTTTGCTCATAATCCCCCATCTAAATTATCCAATAACATAAAATTGACGTTTAGTGACTGACACCGAGCTTGTATTTGTTAGAATTCATTTTTTTTAGGCATCGACAGTTTTAACATGTTTAACTTTAAACACAATACATTAAACTTAACTCGACTGAAAATAATTGATACACATATAATAATGTGCCCAACTTTTGCCGCTAACTACCACACTGCAATTCTTTTTTTTGCCCCCACGTTACTTCAGGCACATTTCTAAATTCAAATATTTTTCTAACAACAATAGTAACTCGCGTTCTCCAAACGGCTTAGTGAGATAGTCGGTCGCGCCTACCAAGCGTGCCCTTACTCGATCGACAAAGGCTTCCTTGCCCGTCAACATAATAATGGGAGTCTGCCGAAACGCAACCGATCGCCGCAGCATGGCGCAGACCTCGTACCCTTCTAGCTGAGGCATAGCAATGTCGCACAGAATCAGATCCGGCTTGAGTTGGAAAACCCGACCCAACGCCTGAAGCGGATCGGCGATCGCAGTGGCTCGAAGACCTTTCTCCTGGAGAATATATTCGACTATTTTGCCGATGCTCGCATCGTCGTCGATGCAGACCACGTGGGGGGAATGGTTCCCTTCTTGGACTTCCCGGCTTAATTGAGACTTCTGTTTTTTTGGCGCGATCGCATCGATTAGGTGAATCCATCCCCTCTCGGCGTAGGGATAAATCCCTTTGGCTAGGGTTAATAAATCGCGATTGAGAAATCTAGAGAGTTGGCGCAGTGAAGTTTTGCCGTCTGCCCAACGGGCTAGGCTTTGATAGGCTTGTTCGGGTAAAGTTGCCTTCAATTTAGCTTCGTTGCCGATGGTGAAACTTTGATGGGGTGACTGAATGTAGGGATGAAATTGTTTCCACTGCTGTAGTTGCCCCACGATCTTAACCAGTTGGGGGGCAACATCTAAGGCAGTTAATTGGGGAGCAAGCGCCGTCCCTGCCTCAAAAACGAATGCGCCGTGACGCAGGCTTAATAGATCGAACAGTACCTCCGCGATCGCGCTTTCGATAATGCTGCGTGCTTGCTCTGGCGAGAGCTGCTTTTTCTCCAACAACAGCCAAAGATAAGCATACTCTGGCTCGTTGGTCGTTGCGAGCGACGCGCTCTGCAACAGGTCGATCGCTCCCTGGGCTTGATAGCGATGGAGGTAATCGCGCAGGCGGATTAGACTACTACTGGCGCGATCGGCTCCGTAGACAATTTTCCCATTAACGAAAAAAATCAGCCAATATTGTCCGGTTCCTAAAGTTGTTTTCGGCTCGGAAGCAAAAGTCTGCCAATCTTTTTTCCAAACTTTCCGCTCCGAACCCTCTAAGCTAGTTGGATAGGCTTCAACTAATAGCTCGCCCGTTCGCTGACCCAATTCGATCAGTTGCAGGACACTTCGGAGATCGATTTCAGATAACGTTCCCTGCATGAGGCGATCGTCTGCTCGCAAAGAATTCTTTATGCCAATTAGGTTGGTAAATCTTGAATAGCTGTCCTATATAATACCTTAGTTTAGAGGAATACTTAGAAAAGATAATTTTCTCGATTGGCACTACTTTTGGGAAAGGTCTTGGCAAGGTCTTCTGAAGCTGGTTATCCTTGATACTAGCGATGTCATTTCTCTATGGTCTCGCAACAGAGATAGTCGAGCAGGTCGAGCTTGCGATCGCAGATTGTCTGACAAAGAAAGCCATAAATTAGCTACATTTATAGAAATTTAAATTCTCAAAGAGCTTTGTTAACTTTCATGAATTATTACACTGGGCAGATGCGCGCAAAACTTATATGTCATGCTAAGCAAGAAGAAAAAAGATATCAATTTTATTAATAATGCTAGGCTTAGCCCCGTTTTATCGAGATCGATTGCAATATTCATTAACCTTATTGTCAACTGTTAGGCAAAAGAGATACCAAGAGGATCGCGACTCGTGCTATATCTGGCAGAAGTTAAAAAGCAAATAAAAGGATTCATAGGCGGAGCAAAAACAGAACTCAAACTCCTAGCTTGCCAGCACAACGACCAAACTTGGAGTGCCGTTCCGGGGGACGAAACGATCGCCTGCGACGAGCTCGCCCAAGCTGGAGAAGGAGCGCTGGTGCTCGTCAACCTAAGTAACAATCGGCAACTTCAGGGAAAACCCGAATTGGCTGGCATCGAGCTAGTAAGGCAGTTGCAAAAGCTGTCTCGGCTTCTGGAAAAGACAAAAGACCAACAAGAAGAAATCGAACAATGGAAACAGTCTCTGAGCATTCAAAGCGAGGAACTCACCCGCCGCCAAATGGACATGGAGGCGCGGCTCGAACAAATCGACCAGATGCAAGAAGAGTTTCAGGAACTCGAGCGCCAGCGACAGGAAATGGAGGCGAATTGGCAGCGTTTTCGAGCCGAGCAAGAGCGCATCGAACAGTTGCATCGACAAATTGGTCCAATTGATTGGAATTCGCCGCAAGTTGGCAAGGTTCAAGCAATTATCGGTCGCCTTTTCGCCAATCCCGATCGCGCCACTGCCGTAGAAACGCAGATCCAGTCGGCACGGGAAGCGCTTGAGCGCCAACAAACCCTCTTAAAGAATCATCTACAACAACTCGAACAAGAAAAAGCCAGCCTCGAACAACGACAAAACGATATTAACCAGCAGGGCGAAGCGATTAAAACTCGCAAGCAGGAGTTAGAGTCGCTCGTCGCTGCACTACAGGAGAGCCAAATTCAACTTCAGGTACGTGAATCGCTTCTGACAAGCAAGCAAGAACTTTTGGAGCGCATCAATCTCGAAATCGGAGCGACGGAGGACTTAAGAAAAATTCTGACTGGCGCGGGAGACACCCAAAGCAAACAGCAAGTTGACATTAAAACTCTGGAAAATATGCCTTTGGGAGAGTTACAGGAAACGGTCAAGAATCTCCAAGCAGATTTTGATAAGTTAGTTCGTTTTGTCAACGATCAAGAAGAAGAACTGTCCTTGCAATGTCAAGCCGTTGCAGAATTAGAAGAAAAATTAAAAACAGCTAACGATTACGAGCGCTTCGATCTTGAGTCAGAACTGGCAGAAGAGCAAGAGAGAAGAAAAATGCTCGATGAAACTCTGTTCGGTCAGCGGCGCAGGCTTAGAGAGCGACAAGCCATTCTTTCTCAGTACCTAAAAGTGTTGCGCCGCCGTCAGGGAGTGATGGAGATAGAGGATAATCTCCAGCAAATCAATCTAGAGCCAATTCTGCTTCAGTTAAAAGAGAAAAAACGCAACGCCCAACAAGATCGGCAACGGCAAGAGAAAGAGATCGAACAGTTGCACTCGAGCATCCAAGAGCTTCGACGACAAATTGCCCAGCAAGAAAGCGATCGCGCCGCTAAAATGCAAGAGTTACAACGGCAAGAAGCCAACTGGGAGCAAGCCAAGGCAGCTTTGTCAGAACTTCAGTCGCGTGTCAAGCTTTATGAAGAAGCTCTCAGTCCCTTGCAAAGTAACTTAACAAAAAGCCGACAGAAGGTAGAGGAAGTGGCACGGTTGTTTAGTTCTGTAGAACAACCCCAAGCGAGCGCTTAATACAATTCGGAAGTCGGAAGTAAACAATTAAACTAACACCTCAAAATAATCCAATCGCCTTGGACTTCTGCAACTGCTCCTCCAGGAAATGGAGGAGTCCGAGTTCGGTTAGGAGCGTTGATGAGATGAGTTAGCGCTTCGATTTGCTCGAAAGTGGGCGCTTCGCTCAAATATTGCTGCAAAAATTGCCGCATGACTCGCCTTTGTAGGGCAAGGGGAGCGCCACGCAAACAAAAACGATTTAATTTTATTGGCTCGCCAGTTATCGCCTGTTGTAATAGTTGACTGGCAGATGCTTCCAGATACTCTACCTCTGCCCGCAGTAATTCTGCCGTTCGTGCTAATGCCGTTTCCACTTGTGGATTGAAGTGGGTTTGTAAATAGGGCAATAAATCGGTGCGGATGCGATTGCGAGCATAGTTGAGGTTTTGATTCGCTGCATCTTCCCAAACAGGGAGTTGAAACTTTTGGCAGAATTCTAGAGTTTCCGCGCGAGAAACGTTCAAAAGAGGGCGGATTAGCTCGATTTCAGGAGTTAGAGAACGCTGCCAAGCAAGGGCACTGAGTCCGTCAGTGCCAGCACCTCGGATGAGATTATATAGGAGAGTTTCGGCGCGATCGCTGAGGGTATGCCCGGTGACAATAGTTTCAAATCCTTGTTCCTGGGCAATTTCAATTAAAGCATGGTAGCGCCATTCTCTAGCAGCTGCTTCGGTTTCCGCAATTTGCTCGGCAGTTTTTAGGTAGAAAGGAATTTTCCATTGACGGGCGAGTTCTTCAACATGTTTGGCAATTCCCGCATCTGTTGACCAACGATGGTCGCAATGGGCGATCGCGAGCTGCCAATTCCATTTTGGCTGCAAATCTAGCAGTAGTTTCATCAAACATAAAGAGTCCTGTCCCCCAGATACCGCCACCAACAAACGTCTACCTTTTTTTAAAAGCTGTCGTTGCCGCAGTGTCTGATGCACTCTTGCGTGGAGAATTGTCCAACTGTTTATCATTTCCTATTGCAATTGGACGAGATAAGGAGGATCCGATAGATTATAGCGGAGCATTTGCCAAATTTTTATTTGACTTTGCCTCAAAACTCCTTTTTTTGCCAACCATCTCCTGACATAGCTACACCCATTCAGTTTGGAGACTCAATGGAGTCAGTCCAGATGCGATTGCCCCTGAGAATTTTATTGCTTAAAAGAACCAGCCGTAGGAATGTAACCCTTTGCCCAATAAATTTACACCGAGGTAGCAAACCCAGATGACAACAAAACCACTAGCTGCTAAGATAGCCGGTTTCCTCCCTTGCCAGCCGCGAGTAATGCGAGCGTGGAGATAGGCGGCAAACACCAGCCAAGTAATCAATGCCCAAGTTTCCTTAGGATCCCAGCTCCAGTACGAACCCCAGGCTTCATTTGCCCAAACGGCTCCGGCAATAATGCCAATCGTCAGGAGAGGAAAGCCCAGTCCGATAATGCGATAACTAATATTGTCGAGGGTATCGGCTAAACTTAGACGTTGGGGAGAAAGGGTAGGAGCCGCAGGAACATCGGCAATAGAAGTTGTTGGCGGCGTAGCTAAATTGAGAACTGCCGTGCTGCCTCTGCCGTTGCTCTCTGACACTACGGGCGCGACAGCAGTGGAATTATTATCTGTTAGCTGGTGTTGGGAGGTTAGCGAGCGAAGATTAGTACGATAGCCGCCCGTCCCAACAGAACTGCCGCGTAGCTCTACCGCTTGAGTGCGAGTGACCGCCAAGAAAGCGATCGCAAGCAGAGAACCTACCATGAGCGCAGCATAGCTGAGCATCATGACGC
It includes:
- the miaA gene encoding tRNA (adenosine(37)-N6)-dimethylallyltransferase MiaA; this encodes MKPSAIVICGATATGKSGLALKLAQRLNSVIISADSRQVYREFDIGTAKPTPIEQKLVPHYLIDICDPTETLTLAQYQEKAQALIENSDFNVPPLLAGGTGLYIKSIVKGLKIPRISPQPELRSQLQSLGQIQLYAFLCQVDAIAAQKIHPNDEVRTLRALEVYYVTGKPISEQQGENPPDYPLLQIGLDCEAEVLRKRIELRTEKMIEAGLVEEVERLGKKYGWHLPLLNTLGYQEIKQYLAADFSLSEAKKLIVVHTRQFAKRQRTWFRAYPEIEWFDADSADLLDRVWQRVQDFINSLRSN
- a CDS encoding MlaE family lipid ABC transporter permease subunit, which codes for MANSTTSRGGLQTWFQRLIAACFLAGQVFLHLLRAKIHRRNTFDQMSIVGPESLTIALLTAAFVGMVFTIQVAREFIYYGAGTTVGGVLAIALTRELAPVLTAVVIAGRVGSAFAAEIGTMRVTEQIDALYMLKTDPIDYLVSPRVLACSLMMPVLTILSLITGMTGGMFMADALYDISPTVFLRSAQNFLQVWDLFSAVIKSVVFGALIAIIGCSWGLTTTGGAKGVGQSTTTAVVTALLSIFIANFFLSWLMFQGTGSTAIE
- a CDS encoding HAMP domain-containing methyl-accepting chemotaxis protein, which translates into the protein MAPETDYTQLYEQAQTAYLEADYPQAAAIVERLATEYPDDPNVLLLRGHIYLGLHQYALASEQYRTVLELTEEPEWVEYAQKGLEQAQQMHSAEADNFVDEEATGFTLNESELSATDLSSEENNSFPRWQEESDGITWENNISGGEIDWDSSVFDEDDAGEPTVGQVQSFDNSFENDLDANFESPSEPSEASSDTPFAQSDDPDTALNWQQLEENPPEFSFAREDRTDYSFSPSQAVGEPTFVVGTDSQNNPLQDSNEQAKDEFKEEGAIDNPSENFPLEESQDRSAYAVTSTESSESFLDNLDALPDDGLEDITRFDLTDVAADFSDSELFTSASPELSGNLNSGISQSMASGSGTGLATWGEGESSAALGLSGVSEQFIKPTVEVRQGKLARFLNASFRQKQWIVAGAAGLTSALAVLLTLGIVSSTASGEAKKNLSPIGGTGLLMTLVTGAASLGATAFLGQVAASQAKRSSDDLQAQFDAMTAGNFNVKATVYSEDELGQLAAKFTQMARVIATTTSEAQRRATEMEQAKEDLQRQVIRLLDDVEGAARGDLTVEAEVTADVLGAVADAFNLTIQNLREIVLQVKNAAKQVNKGSTDSELFARNQSSDALRMAEELAVTLNSVQMMTESIQRVAENAREAEEVARSSSVTALKGGEAVERTVAGILQIRETVSETARKVKRLAEASQEISKIVALISQIASRTNLLALNASIQAARAGEAGRGFAIVADEVRQLADRSAKSLKEIEQIVLQIQSETGSVMTAMEEGIQQVIDVTDKSEQAKRSLEDIIEVSNRIDTLVRSITADTVKQRENSRSVAQVMQAVELTAQETSQESQRVAGSLQTLVSISRELLTSVERFRVEKGES
- a CDS encoding chemotaxis protein CheW, which produces MIGNPEFFTGNERNLAPELQELKTPEGELYLRFYLPSSDEFALPATGIMEVMQQPTERITPIPNSSPLLLGTINLRGQVIWVADLGQFLGDPAVLNTDRAEIPVIAIEDQEMILGLAIERLGEMDWLDAEQLQMPTNVPDRIVPFVKGEWVLKDDSSPTQILRVLNHVAILRSARWAA
- a CDS encoding PleD family two-component system response regulator; this translates as MSKVLVVEDSPTQQQIILDLLKNSGLKVTIVQDGVEALEHVQKYHPNLVILDIVMPRMNGYEVCRRLKSDPKTKDVPVILCSTKAEEFDRYWGMKQGADAYIVKPFQPVELLGTIKQLMRG
- a CDS encoding response regulator, which codes for MQGTLSEIDLRSVLQLIELGQRTGELLVEAYPTSLEGSERKVWKKDWQTFASEPKTTLGTGQYWLIFFVNGKIVYGADRASSSLIRLRDYLHRYQAQGAIDLLQSASLATTNEPEYAYLWLLLEKKQLSPEQARSIIESAIAEVLFDLLSLRHGAFVFEAGTALAPQLTALDVAPQLVKIVGQLQQWKQFHPYIQSPHQSFTIGNEAKLKATLPEQAYQSLARWADGKTSLRQLSRFLNRDLLTLAKGIYPYAERGWIHLIDAIAPKKQKSQLSREVQEGNHSPHVVCIDDDASIGKIVEYILQEKGLRATAIADPLQALGRVFQLKPDLILCDIAMPQLEGYEVCAMLRRSVAFRQTPIIMLTGKEAFVDRVRARLVGATDYLTKPFGERELLLLLEKYLNLEMCLK
- the hmpF gene encoding pilus motility taxis protein HmpF, which gives rise to MLYLAEVKKQIKGFIGGAKTELKLLACQHNDQTWSAVPGDETIACDELAQAGEGALVLVNLSNNRQLQGKPELAGIELVRQLQKLSRLLEKTKDQQEEIEQWKQSLSIQSEELTRRQMDMEARLEQIDQMQEEFQELERQRQEMEANWQRFRAEQERIEQLHRQIGPIDWNSPQVGKVQAIIGRLFANPDRATAVETQIQSAREALERQQTLLKNHLQQLEQEKASLEQRQNDINQQGEAIKTRKQELESLVAALQESQIQLQVRESLLTSKQELLERINLEIGATEDLRKILTGAGDTQSKQQVDIKTLENMPLGELQETVKNLQADFDKLVRFVNDQEEELSLQCQAVAELEEKLKTANDYERFDLESELAEEQERRKMLDETLFGQRRRLRERQAILSQYLKVLRRRQGVMEIEDNLQQINLEPILLQLKEKKRNAQQDRQRQEKEIEQLHSSIQELRRQIAQQESDRAAKMQELQRQEANWEQAKAALSELQSRVKLYEEALSPLQSNLTKSRQKVEEVARLFSSVEQPQASA
- the tilS gene encoding tRNA lysidine(34) synthetase TilS, with product MINSWTILHARVHQTLRQRQLLKKGRRLLVAVSGGQDSLCLMKLLLDLQPKWNWQLAIAHCDHRWSTDAGIAKHVEELARQWKIPFYLKTAEQIAETEAAAREWRYHALIEIAQEQGFETIVTGHTLSDRAETLLYNLIRGAGTDGLSALAWQRSLTPEIELIRPLLNVSRAETLEFCQKFQLPVWEDAANQNLNYARNRIRTDLLPYLQTHFNPQVETALARTAELLRAEVEYLEASASQLLQQAITGEPIKLNRFCLRGAPLALQRRVMRQFLQQYLSEAPTFEQIEALTHLINAPNRTRTPPFPGGAVAEVQGDWIILRC
- the ccsB gene encoding c-type cytochrome biogenesis protein CcsB — translated: MDLVTLQNILDNTSFLVLFLTMLIYWGGAAFPEIPYLSALGTAGVWIANLCIAALLGARWLEAGYFPLSNLYESLFFLTWGITTVHLIAERMSRSRLVGVATTPVAMGITAFAALSLPSEMQASAPLVPALKSNWLMMHVSVMMLSYAALMVGSLLAIAFLAVTRTQAVELRGSSVGTGGYRTNLRSLTSQHQLTDNNSTAVAPVVSESNGRGSTAVLNLATPPTTSIADVPAAPTLSPQRLSLADTLDNISYRIIGLGFPLLTIGIIAGAVWANEAWGSYWSWDPKETWALITWLVFAAYLHARITRGWQGRKPAILAASGFVVIWVCYLGVNLLGKGLHSYGWFF